A region from the Leptospirillum ferriphilum ML-04 genome encodes:
- a CDS encoding glutamine amidotransferase, translated as MKSVCIIQHVPFETPGVLLDVFQEMRFPLKMVEAPFLGELSEMDMRPDILVVMGGPIGAYEESSYPFLKEEMKWIERHLAGGGIFLGICLGSQILARVMGARVYPGKGKEIGWFPLSLNDAGKSSPLVKLEGRPVLHWHGDTFDLPECATLLASTSSYPHQAFSAGKRVLGLQFHLEVTPRDLERWYVGHACEISGESRLDVSAMRRQGKKHSGELLPVAKTIFRDWLENALLPE; from the coding sequence GTGAAATCCGTTTGTATCATTCAGCATGTTCCCTTCGAAACTCCTGGTGTTCTCCTGGATGTTTTTCAGGAAATGCGTTTTCCCTTGAAGATGGTCGAAGCTCCGTTTCTCGGGGAATTATCTGAAATGGATATGCGGCCAGATATTCTCGTTGTCATGGGAGGACCGATTGGGGCTTACGAAGAATCCTCCTACCCGTTTCTGAAGGAGGAAATGAAGTGGATAGAGCGACATCTGGCCGGTGGGGGGATCTTTCTCGGGATTTGCCTGGGAAGTCAGATTCTGGCCAGGGTCATGGGTGCGCGCGTCTATCCCGGAAAGGGAAAAGAAATCGGTTGGTTTCCCTTGTCCCTGAACGATGCCGGCAAATCTTCCCCCCTCGTGAAACTGGAAGGGAGGCCTGTTCTTCACTGGCATGGAGATACTTTTGATCTTCCGGAATGTGCAACGCTTCTCGCTTCGACAAGTTCTTATCCGCACCAGGCCTTTTCTGCAGGAAAGCGTGTCCTTGGACTTCAGTTTCATCTCGAAGTGACGCCCCGTGATCTTGAACGTTGGTATGTGGGACATGCCTGCGAGATATCCGGAGAATCGAGGCTTGATGTAAGTGCGATGAGGAGGCAGGGGAAAAAACATTCCGGTGAGCTTCTTCCGGTTGCGAAAACCATTTTTCGTGACTGGCTGGAGAATGCTTTGCTTCCAGAATAA
- a CDS encoding efflux RND transporter permease subunit: MKHGSFDKILDNRLLVILIVLLLSGAGILSLKSLAVDALPDVSPVSVTVLTEAPGIAPVEIEKQITNTIETEMNGLPGVVLIRSKTLFGLSSVTIVFRNNMDIYRARTLVMERLSESRTALPPGVSPILGAVSTPTGNIFRYTLEGPGVDLMKLRTYQDWIVKRALLTVRGVAGILSYGGYVKAYFVNVDPYRLLAFHLSLDQVAKALSVNNENVGGGYIDVGGESYIVRGIGRIRSRQDIESIVVATRQGVPVLIRDIGSVKVLPEVRRGNALEGDREVVKGTVVMLRGENALDVLSRLQAKVHEINSHLLPDHVRIHEYYSSAPLILKAVHTVIHALIEGSVLVILILIVFLGRIWAASVVAVTLPVSILVTFFLMQRLHMAADLMSMGGIVIGIGMMVDASIVMAENIERHQWEKGVPLGKDEIAGAAGEVVRPILFSIAIISSVFIPILFLPGIPGKMFSPMATAILLALGSSLILSLTFVPVMMSFFRNGKTGRMEKLGEDLFHFIQTTYVGLLKKLLPRGRTVIMIGVVFVGISLWVFFRTGTEFIPVMDEGSILVLADLWPSASMAETTQASRVINRILMSFPEVEMTQSRIGRAQSGTDTDVPSHTEIFVKLRPRNEWPPKVSKQELVRQMEKKLDDTLPSVSFDLSQPIQERIDEMVSGVKAMVAIKVFGDQMKILSSYSENLAGLLKNVRGVYSVTIQRITGQPYIDIRIDHGALAQYGLSVAAVNRIVSMGIGPDGITSQVIKGVRRYNLHIRFRRKDRISIGRIRSILITTPKGITVPLGQLAVIEKVIGPSRIFHENGSRLMMVQFNIRNRATSHVVAEIQSKIRKYLPTPTGVHLEYGGEFQNTRITLERLRVLLPLTLVLVFILLYGNFRSILYTILILLNIPFSLVGGVLALRSFGEYLSVPASIGFIALFGVAIQNGVLLLSFAQEAQRQGDSPEQAIVRAATRRVRPVMMTALVGSLGILPLLLSHGTGANVQRPLAAVVTGGIFSSTLMTLLVLPSVYLLVMRFRKNSRDF, translated from the coding sequence ATGAAACACGGTTCTTTTGACAAGATCCTCGACAACCGTCTCCTCGTCATTCTGATCGTTCTACTGTTGTCCGGGGCCGGTATCCTCTCCCTGAAGTCTCTGGCGGTCGATGCCCTGCCGGACGTCTCTCCGGTTTCCGTGACTGTTCTCACGGAAGCTCCGGGCATTGCTCCGGTCGAAATCGAAAAACAGATTACCAATACAATCGAGACCGAGATGAACGGTCTTCCTGGGGTCGTCTTAATCCGGTCCAAGACTCTTTTTGGGCTTTCGTCTGTCACGATCGTGTTTCGGAACAACATGGATATTTATCGGGCCCGGACACTCGTCATGGAGAGGCTGTCCGAATCCCGTACAGCCCTTCCTCCCGGCGTCTCTCCGATCCTTGGGGCTGTCTCGACGCCGACCGGGAATATTTTTCGTTACACGCTGGAGGGCCCCGGCGTTGATCTGATGAAATTGAGGACCTATCAGGACTGGATTGTCAAAAGGGCCCTCCTGACCGTTCGGGGAGTTGCAGGGATTCTCTCCTATGGCGGGTACGTCAAGGCCTATTTCGTGAATGTCGACCCTTATCGTCTGCTGGCTTTTCATCTCTCCCTCGACCAGGTGGCAAAGGCTCTCTCTGTTAATAACGAAAATGTCGGTGGAGGGTATATTGATGTCGGTGGTGAGTCTTATATTGTCCGAGGCATTGGTCGAATTCGCTCCCGTCAGGATATTGAGTCCATTGTCGTTGCCACCCGGCAGGGTGTTCCTGTCCTGATCCGGGACATCGGCTCGGTCAAGGTCTTGCCAGAAGTAAGAAGAGGAAATGCCCTTGAAGGAGATCGGGAAGTTGTCAAAGGAACGGTTGTCATGCTTCGGGGGGAAAATGCCCTGGATGTCTTGTCCCGCCTTCAGGCCAAGGTTCACGAAATTAACAGCCACCTTCTTCCTGACCATGTCCGTATTCACGAGTACTACTCCTCTGCTCCCCTGATTCTGAAAGCGGTTCATACGGTCATTCACGCTCTGATCGAGGGAAGTGTCCTTGTCATTCTGATCCTGATCGTTTTTCTTGGCAGGATCTGGGCCGCATCCGTTGTTGCGGTTACTCTGCCAGTCTCGATTCTGGTGACATTTTTCCTGATGCAGCGTCTTCACATGGCTGCAGATCTCATGTCTATGGGCGGGATTGTGATCGGAATCGGGATGATGGTCGACGCTTCGATCGTGATGGCGGAAAATATCGAACGCCACCAGTGGGAAAAGGGCGTTCCCCTCGGAAAAGACGAGATTGCCGGTGCTGCGGGAGAAGTTGTCCGCCCCATTCTCTTTTCCATTGCCATCATTTCATCAGTCTTCATTCCGATCCTCTTCTTGCCGGGAATCCCGGGAAAGATGTTTTCCCCCATGGCGACAGCGATTCTTCTGGCGCTTGGCTCCTCCTTGATCCTGTCTTTGACATTTGTTCCTGTCATGATGAGTTTTTTTCGAAACGGGAAGACAGGCCGGATGGAAAAGTTGGGGGAAGACCTGTTTCATTTTATCCAGACGACGTATGTCGGATTGTTGAAGAAGCTTCTTCCCCGGGGACGCACTGTCATTATGATCGGGGTTGTCTTTGTCGGAATCTCCCTCTGGGTGTTTTTCCGGACCGGGACGGAGTTTATTCCTGTCATGGACGAAGGTTCGATTCTGGTTCTGGCGGATCTTTGGCCTTCCGCCTCGATGGCGGAAACAACCCAGGCCAGCCGGGTGATTAACCGGATCCTGATGTCTTTTCCAGAGGTTGAGATGACCCAGTCCAGAATTGGGAGGGCCCAGTCCGGTACGGATACAGATGTTCCCTCCCATACGGAAATTTTTGTCAAGCTCCGCCCCCGCAACGAATGGCCGCCAAAAGTCTCGAAGCAGGAACTTGTACGCCAGATGGAAAAAAAACTGGATGATACTCTTCCCTCCGTTTCTTTTGATCTTTCTCAGCCGATACAGGAACGAATCGATGAAATGGTCTCCGGGGTGAAAGCCATGGTTGCCATCAAGGTTTTTGGGGACCAGATGAAGATTCTCTCTTCCTATTCGGAAAATCTTGCAGGACTCCTCAAAAACGTGCGGGGTGTTTATTCTGTGACGATTCAGAGAATCACAGGCCAGCCTTATATCGATATTCGTATTGATCACGGCGCCTTGGCGCAATATGGGCTCAGTGTTGCAGCAGTCAACCGGATAGTTTCAATGGGTATCGGTCCGGACGGAATCACCTCTCAAGTCATTAAAGGGGTCCGCCGGTACAATCTCCATATTCGGTTTCGAAGAAAAGACCGGATTTCTATCGGTCGGATCCGTTCCATTCTGATTACGACTCCAAAAGGCATTACCGTTCCCCTTGGACAACTCGCTGTCATCGAGAAGGTCATTGGTCCTTCTCGAATTTTTCATGAAAACGGCAGTCGGCTCATGATGGTCCAGTTCAATATCCGGAACCGGGCAACCAGTCATGTTGTGGCAGAGATCCAGTCAAAAATAAGAAAGTATTTGCCCACCCCCACGGGAGTTCACCTAGAGTACGGAGGGGAGTTCCAGAATACGCGGATTACGTTGGAACGTCTGCGCGTCCTGCTTCCTCTGACGCTTGTCCTGGTTTTTATCCTGTTGTACGGAAACTTTCGCTCCATCCTTTATACAATCCTGATTTTGCTCAATATTCCCTTTTCTTTGGTCGGAGGGGTTTTGGCGCTCCGGAGTTTCGGGGAATATTTAAGTGTCCCCGCATCCATCGGGTTTATTGCTCTTTTCGGGGTGGCTATCCAGAACGGGGTTTTGTTATTGTCTTTTGCCCAGGAGGCCCAGCGGCAGGGCGATTCTCCTGAGCAGGCAATCGTCCGCGCCGCGACGCGGCGGGTGCGCCCGGTCATGATGACCGCTCTGGTGGGTTCCCTGGGAATCTTGCCTCTCCTCCTTTCCCACGGTACCGGTGCGAATGTCCAGAGACCCCTTGCGGCTGTGGTGACAGGGGGAATCTTTAGCTCCACCCTCATGACTCTTCTCGTCCTCCCTTCGGTCTATCTTCTTGTCATGCGTTTCCGGAAAAACTCCCGAGACTTCTGA
- a CDS encoding efflux RND transporter periplasmic adaptor subunit, with protein sequence MGLIFRTLGFLVIFLLGNFSSNPRGLAEAETPPLGGAVIHLSPQAVRSLGIGSHLYGPRHGNHRIHISGVVALIDDRVSYVTVRSLGVSNQIFGRVRKVYADTGDHVVKGQVLATLFSPDYIEAQQEYLQSIKLAAVSGTDSSSRKLSQKIIQAAVMKLVNLGVARPEIDRLRKTKLLSRYLKMRSDLDGYVLVKNAIAGQTVYSGDRLFTIGNMDWIRVNGHVYQQDMEGVKVGDRMEIRIPESDKKMWGHITYISPTADPKTRTVLVRGIFRNRDLLLRPGMYVSVHLFVPYKGRHLWVPREAVFLEQGKAVLFVELRSGEYQMVPVKAGHSESGLVPVRDHLPPTVRIVDQNGFWLKAQFEKITSRSAVDP encoded by the coding sequence ATGGGGTTGATTTTCCGGACACTGGGCTTTCTGGTCATATTTCTGCTGGGGAATTTTTCGTCCAATCCGAGAGGACTGGCGGAAGCGGAAACGCCCCCTTTAGGAGGGGCTGTCATTCACCTGTCTCCCCAGGCCGTCCGTTCTCTGGGAATCGGATCCCATCTTTATGGTCCCAGGCACGGCAATCACCGCATTCATATCTCGGGTGTTGTGGCGCTGATTGATGACAGAGTGAGTTATGTCACCGTTCGATCTCTCGGGGTGAGCAACCAGATCTTCGGTCGTGTGCGAAAAGTCTATGCTGATACAGGAGACCACGTTGTGAAGGGGCAGGTCCTTGCGACACTCTTCAGTCCGGATTATATCGAAGCCCAGCAGGAGTATCTGCAGTCCATCAAGCTGGCTGCTGTCAGCGGGACCGACTCTTCAAGCCGGAAGTTGTCTCAAAAAATTATCCAGGCTGCAGTGATGAAGCTGGTCAATCTTGGTGTTGCCCGTCCGGAAATTGATCGGCTCAGAAAAACAAAATTGCTGTCCCGGTATCTGAAGATGCGTTCCGATCTTGACGGCTATGTCCTGGTCAAAAATGCAATTGCCGGCCAGACGGTCTATTCCGGAGACAGGCTTTTCACGATTGGGAATATGGACTGGATTCGTGTGAACGGTCATGTTTACCAGCAAGACATGGAAGGGGTGAAGGTCGGAGACCGGATGGAAATCCGGATACCGGAATCGGACAAAAAGATGTGGGGGCATATCACGTATATCAGTCCGACCGCTGACCCAAAAACCCGAACCGTCCTCGTCCGCGGAATCTTCCGGAACAGAGATCTTCTCCTTCGTCCGGGAATGTATGTCTCCGTCCATCTCTTCGTTCCCTATAAGGGGCGTCATCTTTGGGTTCCACGGGAAGCCGTGTTCCTGGAGCAGGGAAAAGCCGTTCTTTTTGTGGAGCTCAGGTCGGGAGAGTATCAGATGGTTCCTGTGAAAGCGGGACATTCCGAGTCCGGACTGGTTCCGGTTCGCGACCATTTGCCGCCCACGGTGCGTATCGTGGACCAAAACGGCTTCTGGCTTAAAGCCCAGTTTGAAAAAATAACAAGCCGTTCTGCAGTCGATCCATGA